One Phycisphaerae bacterium genomic region harbors:
- a CDS encoding DUF4956 domain-containing protein, which produces MTHSGLSYSRSFVQSLILITVVVAMVMAVIGNSIITAFGLMGALAIIRFRNILKDTRDMAFVFCALVVGMAAGAQRHEVAVLGTIVLCLIAIYLHWTSFGSHQPLNAYLRFRLRGGLAPGHPLLDVLKRYCNHFTLISVQDVLGSQAAEYAYQLMVRDRSRNEDLVSALESVEGISEIALTVQEELLEV; this is translated from the coding sequence ATGACTCACAGCGGTCTGTCGTACTCGCGATCGTTCGTGCAGTCGCTGATTCTGATCACGGTGGTGGTGGCGATGGTGATGGCGGTGATCGGCAACAGCATCATCACCGCCTTCGGGTTGATGGGGGCGCTGGCGATCATCCGGTTCCGGAACATTCTGAAGGACACGCGCGACATGGCGTTCGTGTTCTGCGCGCTGGTGGTGGGGATGGCGGCGGGAGCCCAGCGGCACGAGGTGGCGGTTTTGGGCACGATCGTGTTGTGTTTGATCGCGATTTATCTGCACTGGACGTCGTTTGGCTCGCACCAGCCGCTGAACGCGTACCTGCGGTTCCGCCTGCGAGGCGGGTTGGCTCCGGGACATCCGCTGCTGGACGTCCTGAAGCGATACTGCAACCACTTCACGCTGATTTCAGTCCAGGACGTGCTGGGTTCGCAGGCGGCGGAGTACGCCTATCAATTGATGGTGCGCGACCGTTCGCGGAACGAGGACCTGGTCTCGGCCCTGGAGTCCGTCGAGGGAATCTCGGAGATCGCCCTGACCGTGCAAGAAGAACTCCTTGAGGTTTAA
- a CDS encoding polyphosphate polymerase domain-containing protein: protein MENQRPRSIESRFEIKYLISEAQAAAMVVYLRPFMRLDRHARSHERGAYPIVSLYLDSDNLLLCRQTMTGEKNRVKLRVRSYTDDLDYPRFFEIKRRVNRAVIKSRVRVPAWALEKYLQASPGDAPADRKLEQFLFYMERIKAKPVIRVRYMRQAFESLAGDPVRITFDRDLSMQVTQRAELQMAGEGWRRVTMPGVILEIKFTGRYPAWLNGMVRRFDLMQRSVAKYVSSVQQARLLGFCAPVRAGVAKWTDYCNSSRTSASAERGFLPWTSWYHSSSPSSSVRSSRGSTT from the coding sequence GTGGAAAATCAGAGACCTCGGAGTATCGAGTCTCGCTTCGAGATCAAGTACCTGATCAGCGAAGCGCAGGCCGCGGCCATGGTGGTATATCTGCGTCCGTTCATGCGGCTTGATCGTCACGCCCGGTCACACGAGCGAGGGGCCTATCCGATCGTCAGCCTCTACCTGGATTCCGACAATCTGCTGCTGTGCCGCCAGACGATGACGGGGGAGAAGAACCGGGTGAAGCTGCGGGTCCGCAGCTACACCGACGATCTGGACTACCCGCGGTTTTTCGAGATCAAGCGCCGGGTGAATCGGGCGGTGATCAAGTCGCGGGTCCGGGTGCCGGCGTGGGCCCTGGAGAAGTACCTTCAGGCGTCGCCGGGCGATGCCCCGGCCGATCGAAAGCTGGAGCAGTTCCTGTTCTACATGGAGCGGATCAAGGCCAAGCCGGTGATTCGGGTTCGCTACATGCGGCAGGCCTTCGAGAGCCTCGCGGGCGATCCGGTGCGGATCACGTTCGACCGGGATCTGTCGATGCAGGTGACCCAGCGGGCCGAGCTGCAGATGGCGGGTGAGGGTTGGCGGCGGGTGACGATGCCTGGGGTGATTCTGGAGATCAAGTTCACCGGGCGCTATCCGGCTTGGCTCAACGGCATGGTCAGGCGCTTCGACCTGATGCAGCGGTCGGTGGCCAAATACGTCAGCAGTGTACAACAGGCGCGGCTGCTGGGCTTTTGCGCCCCGGTGCGCGCGGGAGTGGCGAAATGGACGGACTACTGCAATTCTTCGAGAACTTCGGCGTCGGCGGAGAGAGGGTTTCTCCCCTGGACGTCCTGGTATCACTCCTCCTCGCCTTCGTCCTCGGTCAGGTCTTCGCGTGGGTCTACTACATGA
- a CDS encoding efflux RND transporter periplasmic adaptor subunit, giving the protein MQIDNRIRRIAAVGVFAAGLALTGCDRTSGDAPPAQAALPEVAVVTVEPQRVVLSAELPARTAAHLIAEVRPQVGGIIQERLFTEGADVNEGDMLYRIDPALYQAAYDNAVAALSRSEANLPPIQSKVTRFEEAVAAKAISRQAYDEAVAALNQVKADIEYGQAAVQAAQINLGYTRVTAPISGRIGRSSVTVGALVSAHQPVPLAIIQQLDPIYVDASQSSANLLRLKQNMAAGRIKSGGADQARVRLRLEDGTPYPLEGTLKFSEATVDPSTGSFILRMVFPNPDHVLLPGMYVRVVIEEGVVEQAILAPQQGVSRDHKGNPQAMVVDAEGKARQQMITVDRAIGDTWLVTSGLAPGDRVIVEGLQKVRPGSAVKAVPLAAEGGEGPKAQSTSQPAAKS; this is encoded by the coding sequence ATGCAGATCGACAACAGGATCAGACGGATTGCCGCCGTCGGCGTGTTCGCCGCCGGATTGGCATTGACCGGCTGCGACAGGACAAGCGGCGACGCGCCGCCGGCCCAGGCCGCTTTGCCCGAGGTGGCGGTGGTGACGGTGGAGCCGCAGCGCGTGGTGCTGAGCGCGGAGCTGCCCGCGAGAACGGCGGCCCACCTGATCGCCGAGGTGCGCCCGCAGGTCGGCGGCATCATTCAGGAGCGCCTGTTCACCGAAGGGGCCGACGTCAACGAGGGCGACATGCTCTACCGGATCGATCCGGCGCTCTACCAGGCGGCGTACGACAACGCCGTCGCGGCCCTGTCCCGGTCCGAGGCGAACCTGCCGCCGATCCAGTCGAAGGTGACCCGTTTCGAGGAGGCGGTGGCCGCCAAGGCGATCAGCCGGCAGGCCTATGACGAAGCGGTCGCGGCGCTCAACCAGGTCAAGGCCGACATCGAGTACGGCCAGGCGGCGGTTCAGGCCGCCCAAATCAACCTGGGCTACACGCGCGTCACCGCTCCGATCAGCGGGCGAATCGGCCGCTCCAGCGTCACTGTCGGCGCCCTGGTCTCGGCGCACCAGCCGGTGCCTCTGGCGATCATTCAGCAGCTCGATCCGATCTACGTGGACGCCTCGCAGTCCAGCGCCAATCTGCTGCGCCTGAAACAGAACATGGCGGCCGGCCGGATCAAGAGCGGCGGCGCGGACCAGGCGCGGGTGAGGCTGCGGTTGGAGGACGGCACGCCGTATCCGTTGGAAGGAACGTTGAAATTCTCCGAAGCCACCGTCGATCCGAGTACCGGGTCGTTCATTCTCCGGATGGTCTTTCCGAACCCGGACCACGTTTTGCTGCCCGGCATGTACGTGCGGGTCGTCATCGAGGAAGGGGTCGTCGAGCAGGCGATCCTGGCCCCTCAGCAGGGCGTCTCACGCGATCACAAGGGCAATCCGCAGGCGATGGTCGTGGACGCCGAAGGCAAGGCCCGCCAGCAGATGATCACGGTTGACCGGGCGATCGGCGATACGTGGCTCGTCACCTCGGGTCTGGCGCCGGGCGATCGGGTGATCGTCGAAGGCCTTCAGAAGGTGCGGCCCGGAAGCGCCGTCAAGGCGGTCCCTCTGGCCGCTGAGGGGGGCGAAGGCCCCAAGGCTCAATCGACCAGCCAACCCGCCGCCAAGAGCTAG
- a CDS encoding TetR/AcrR family transcriptional regulator has translation MGTYSTSDETRQALIHAAGELIAERGVGEVSTRAIAQRAGANIGTIHYHFGGKEGLLKEMLRFAFQTNAAASLPAVIEECERHLDDAPSRAQAVQTIVRHVMQAIFSPERPRWRSRVLYQVAQHAGPLRSFLREQVLDPHFEAITRFILRIRPEWTMHEVSLWTHMLFGPVVFHADHCEILLDRLGTQTFPQDYLARLERRLTDDAIRALGLPAEVV, from the coding sequence ATGGGCACCTATTCGACAAGCGATGAGACCCGCCAAGCCCTCATCCACGCGGCCGGTGAGTTGATCGCCGAGCGCGGTGTGGGTGAGGTCTCCACACGGGCGATCGCCCAGCGGGCCGGAGCGAACATCGGCACAATCCACTACCACTTCGGCGGCAAGGAAGGTCTGCTCAAAGAGATGCTACGGTTCGCTTTTCAGACGAACGCGGCCGCCTCGCTGCCGGCGGTGATCGAGGAGTGCGAGCGCCATCTGGACGACGCCCCATCGCGGGCTCAGGCGGTCCAGACGATCGTTCGGCACGTGATGCAGGCGATCTTTTCGCCGGAGCGGCCGCGCTGGCGCTCTCGTGTGCTGTATCAGGTGGCGCAACACGCCGGCCCGCTCCGCAGCTTTCTTCGCGAGCAGGTGCTGGACCCTCACTTCGAGGCGATCACGCGATTTATATTGCGGATAAGGCCCGAGTGGACGATGCACGAGGTCAGCCTCTGGACGCACATGCTGTTCGGTCCCGTGGTGTTTCACGCCGATCATTGTGAAATACTTCTCGACCGGTTAGGAACCCAGACTTTTCCGCAGGACTACCTGGCCAGACTGGAACGGCGGCTTACCGATGACGCGATCCGCGCCCTGGGACTGCCGGCGGAGGTCGTCTGA
- a CDS encoding thioredoxin domain-containing protein, with amino-acid sequence MAELEKAAVPDRPKLTCYWCVMAVLALLGVGVCWTMMAATAGQIPALEWQWLCGDDGLSSYGCSGVFASRYGKFLGLPLSLYGLLYFLSVAIWLIVFGHDAFNILLVAFLSVGLTVSVALLGILYLVLPGNCGWCLLVHVCNFLLIGAGLIAGWRCYRSGYRLSVRTCIPKAAVVGLIFVAMVGWAFAGMTGTMMVQYKQSYMQIAEDAEYQLWRFASQAPRELAIRPADHILGDPEAPIKFIIYKDFQCDSCTDAWRAIDGFRQEHPQPADIVVIVRHWPLARECNDQVSSNLHPYACRAAYAAEAAAVLGGDEAFWQYHQALVEQHKQLDRSPYLQIAEEIGLDRDRFVEVWTSQEVREKVAGDLETAKSLDFKGVPAIFLNGRFIGDAWRNPEVLKRMAADQLSGASTAASDPTSLPAPSQH; translated from the coding sequence ATGGCTGAGCTGGAAAAGGCTGCGGTGCCGGATCGTCCGAAGCTGACCTGTTACTGGTGTGTCATGGCCGTGCTGGCGCTGCTGGGCGTGGGCGTCTGCTGGACCATGATGGCCGCCACCGCCGGGCAGATTCCCGCCCTGGAATGGCAGTGGCTCTGCGGGGACGACGGCCTTTCGAGCTACGGCTGCAGCGGCGTTTTCGCCAGCCGGTACGGCAAGTTTCTTGGATTGCCTTTGTCGCTCTACGGGCTGCTCTACTTCTTATCTGTGGCGATTTGGCTGATCGTGTTCGGCCACGATGCCTTCAATATTCTTCTCGTTGCATTTTTATCTGTAGGGCTTACTGTTTCGGTGGCTCTGCTCGGGATTTTGTATCTGGTGCTTCCCGGCAACTGCGGGTGGTGCCTGTTGGTCCACGTGTGCAATTTTCTGCTGATCGGTGCGGGCCTGATAGCGGGATGGCGGTGTTACCGGTCGGGCTACCGCCTGTCGGTCCGCACGTGCATCCCCAAGGCCGCGGTGGTGGGGCTGATCTTTGTCGCCATGGTGGGATGGGCGTTTGCCGGCATGACCGGCACCATGATGGTCCAGTACAAGCAGAGCTACATGCAGATCGCCGAAGACGCTGAGTACCAGCTCTGGCGGTTTGCCTCGCAGGCGCCCCGGGAACTGGCGATCAGGCCGGCCGACCACATCCTGGGCGACCCCGAGGCGCCTATTAAGTTTATTATTTACAAAGACTTCCAGTGCGATAGCTGCACTGATGCATGGCGGGCGATCGACGGGTTTCGCCAGGAGCATCCCCAGCCGGCGGACATCGTCGTGATCGTGCGGCATTGGCCCCTGGCCCGCGAGTGCAACGATCAGGTATCGAGCAACCTGCATCCGTATGCATGCCGGGCCGCCTACGCCGCGGAAGCCGCCGCCGTCCTGGGGGGCGACGAGGCTTTCTGGCAATATCACCAGGCGCTGGTCGAGCAGCACAAGCAGCTGGACCGGAGTCCGTATCTCCAGATCGCCGAGGAGATCGGGCTCGATCGAGACCGCTTCGTGGAAGTCTGGACCTCGCAAGAGGTGCGGGAGAAGGTGGCGGGCGACCTTGAGACCGCCAAATCTCTTGATTTCAAGGGGGTTCCGGCGATCTTCCTGAACGGCCGGTTCATCGGCGACGCCTGGCGCAATCCTGAGGTCCTCAAACGGATGGCGGCCGATCAGCTCTCCGGTGCTTCGACTGCCGCCTCGGACCCGACATCCTTGCCCGCCCCGAGCCAGCACTAG
- the maf gene encoding septum formation protein Maf, with the protein MAHTRLILASGSPRRRELLAEAGYRFEVVRPELEEPELDEDLGPEGTAEALAYFKARAAADAADPSQVILGADTVVALGRQIFGKPRDADHARTMLRLLSHNRHRVITGVALLKVDDRLFRRIDREITHITMKPMSEDQIEEHLRTTDWRDKAGAYAVQEQADRYVMRYEGSFTNIVGLPMELVNRILAAEGIVPER; encoded by the coding sequence GTGGCGCATACGCGACTGATACTGGCTTCGGGATCGCCGAGGCGGCGGGAACTGCTGGCCGAGGCGGGCTACCGGTTCGAGGTGGTCCGCCCGGAGCTCGAGGAACCGGAACTGGACGAGGACCTGGGTCCGGAAGGGACGGCGGAGGCCCTGGCCTACTTCAAGGCCCGCGCGGCGGCCGACGCCGCCGATCCCAGCCAGGTCATCCTCGGCGCCGACACCGTGGTGGCCCTGGGCCGCCAGATCTTCGGCAAACCGCGCGACGCCGACCACGCCCGGACGATGCTGCGGCTGCTGTCGCACAATCGCCACCGGGTGATTACCGGAGTGGCCCTGCTGAAGGTGGATGACCGGCTGTTCCGGCGGATCGACCGCGAGATCACGCACATCACGATGAAGCCGATGAGCGAGGATCAGATCGAAGAGCACCTGCGAACGACCGACTGGCGCGACAAGGCCGGAGCGTACGCCGTCCAGGAGCAGGCCGACCGCTACGTCATGCGCTACGAGGGGAGTTTCACCAACATCGTGGGCCTGCCGATGGAACTGGTCAACCGAATACTGGCGGCGGAAGGAATCGTTCCGGAGCGATAG
- a CDS encoding LysR family transcriptional regulator, with protein MDMKQIKIFCDLVETKSFSKAAAMNYISQSAVSQQVKALESQLRLQLVDRSCRPLALTHAGNICYQGCKQIYEKYEELHNQLAAFAHEITGAVTIAGIASIVLYLLQPYVRYFLQRYPNVRLRIEPMRANQAVDAVLEDRADIGMVACPKEDRRMGVIDLCRERLVLTMHPSNPLAQKKKVAIKDLHDQPMIHFERDQSTRKLIESILRRNEVSVKIVMEQDNIETMKRGVEAGIGISILPEPAIVRELQIGTIVGKPFAEKELHRPVGIIYRKGRAFSEPVKRLLEILKEPAPKIEESLAPAAVPAQ; from the coding sequence ATGGACATGAAGCAGATCAAGATCTTCTGCGACCTGGTTGAGACCAAGAGCTTCTCGAAGGCGGCGGCCATGAACTACATCAGCCAGTCGGCCGTCTCGCAGCAGGTCAAGGCCCTCGAGAGCCAGCTCCGCCTGCAATTGGTGGACCGTTCGTGCCGGCCGTTGGCCCTTACCCATGCCGGCAATATCTGTTACCAGGGCTGCAAACAGATTTACGAGAAGTACGAGGAACTCCACAACCAGCTTGCCGCCTTCGCCCACGAGATCACCGGAGCGGTCACCATCGCGGGCATCGCCTCCATCGTGCTCTACCTGCTTCAGCCGTACGTGCGGTACTTCCTGCAGCGGTATCCCAACGTCCGGCTGAGGATCGAGCCGATGCGGGCCAACCAGGCCGTCGACGCCGTGCTCGAAGACCGGGCCGACATCGGCATGGTCGCCTGCCCGAAGGAAGACCGCCGGATGGGCGTGATCGACCTTTGCCGCGAACGCCTGGTTCTGACCATGCATCCCTCTAACCCGCTGGCCCAGAAGAAGAAGGTCGCCATCAAGGATCTGCACGATCAGCCGATGATCCACTTCGAGCGCGACCAGTCCACCCGCAAGCTCATCGAGAGCATCCTCCGCCGCAATGAGGTGTCCGTCAAGATCGTCATGGAGCAGGACAACATCGAGACCATGAAACGCGGGGTCGAAGCGGGCATTGGGATCAGCATCCTGCCCGAGCCGGCCATCGTGAGAGAACTGCAGATCGGCACGATCGTCGGCAAGCCGTTCGCCGAAAAGGAACTCCATCGTCCGGTCGGGATCATCTACCGCAAGGGCCGGGCGTTCAGCGAACCGGTCAAACGCCTCCTGGAAATCCTCAAGGAGCCGGCCCCCAAGATTGAGGAATCCCTGGCGCCTGCCGCCGTCCCGGCCCAGTAG
- a CDS encoding efflux transporter outer membrane subunit, which yields MSDPRIQLPAASNALRVSLVRLRPWAAMSVLFLAVAGCAVGPDYRAPELQLPDRWHPPAAEGLAEGDANVQRWWEVFEDPKLTELIERAATGNLDLRLAVLRIREARALRGVAAGELLPVLGGQGTSQRSKSSANGPTAFPSAPGKGEVFAETVGRGIAGSALGTGFGAIAPGATGITGPVASGLIGLIPSPSKLPETDEVNLHAAGFDASWEIDVFGGIRRNVQSADAALEASVEDYRDTLVTLLAEVATTYVEVRTLQRQVEATARNIDLQEQTLALTQTMLDLELATQLDVQQARTNLATTQSQLPQLQSALAISIYRLSVLIGQEPSALWEEFAAESPIPQPPAEVLAGVPADILRRRPDLRAAERGLAAQVAGIGVATAELYPKFTLSGTLGYESTDFAHTLDARSVTYGFGPSFRWNIFDGLRNLNRIAAQEAVTYQSYVLYERTLLAALQEVESSMVAYQRERDRHDALRRATEAAEESVKLAETLYRNGLTDFQNVLDSQRSLVNLENTLARSTGQVAINLVSLYKALGGGWSPQANPQQEYLETPAPLSDPVEFFFTGGKNALPWENPPEAAGEAE from the coding sequence ATGAGTGACCCCCGAATCCAACTTCCCGCCGCCTCAAACGCGTTGCGTGTCAGCCTCGTCAGGTTGCGGCCGTGGGCGGCGATGTCGGTTCTGTTTCTTGCCGTCGCCGGCTGTGCGGTCGGACCGGATTACCGCGCACCGGAGTTGCAACTTCCCGATCGGTGGCATCCGCCGGCGGCGGAGGGGTTGGCGGAGGGTGACGCGAACGTTCAGCGGTGGTGGGAGGTCTTTGAGGATCCGAAGCTCACGGAGCTGATCGAGCGGGCTGCGACAGGCAATCTCGATCTGCGACTCGCTGTGCTGCGAATTCGCGAAGCGCGGGCCTTACGGGGCGTGGCGGCGGGCGAACTGCTGCCGGTTCTGGGCGGGCAGGGGACTTCCCAGCGGTCCAAGAGCAGCGCCAACGGGCCCACGGCTTTTCCTTCAGCGCCTGGAAAGGGCGAGGTCTTCGCTGAGACGGTGGGACGCGGCATTGCCGGCAGCGCCCTCGGAACCGGCTTTGGCGCGATCGCGCCGGGCGCCACGGGCATCACCGGTCCGGTCGCCAGCGGCCTGATCGGGCTGATCCCCAGCCCGTCGAAGCTGCCGGAAACCGACGAAGTCAACCTTCACGCGGCCGGTTTTGACGCCTCGTGGGAGATCGACGTGTTCGGCGGCATTCGGCGGAACGTCCAGTCCGCCGACGCGGCGCTCGAGGCTTCCGTCGAGGACTATCGCGACACCCTGGTGACGCTGCTGGCTGAGGTCGCAACCACCTATGTGGAGGTTCGAACGCTGCAACGCCAGGTCGAGGCCACCGCGCGGAACATCGACCTTCAGGAACAGACGCTCGCACTGACCCAAACGATGCTGGATCTGGAACTGGCGACGCAGCTTGACGTCCAACAGGCCCGTACCAACCTGGCCACGACGCAGTCGCAGCTCCCGCAACTTCAGAGCGCCCTGGCCATCAGCATCTATCGCCTCAGCGTGCTGATCGGCCAGGAACCGTCGGCCCTCTGGGAGGAGTTCGCCGCCGAGAGTCCCATCCCGCAGCCGCCGGCGGAGGTGCTGGCGGGTGTTCCGGCTGACATCCTGCGGCGACGTCCCGACCTGCGGGCTGCGGAACGCGGTCTCGCGGCTCAGGTCGCCGGAATTGGCGTCGCCACAGCGGAACTGTATCCGAAGTTCACGCTCTCGGGAACTCTCGGATATGAATCGACCGACTTCGCCCACACGCTCGACGCCCGCAGCGTCACCTACGGGTTCGGGCCGTCGTTTCGGTGGAACATCTTCGACGGCCTGCGGAACCTCAATCGGATCGCCGCCCAGGAGGCGGTGACGTACCAATCGTACGTTCTCTACGAGCGTACGCTGCTGGCGGCCCTCCAGGAGGTCGAGAGCTCGATGGTGGCCTATCAGCGAGAGCGGGACCGGCACGACGCGCTGCGGCGGGCGACGGAGGCGGCTGAGGAATCCGTGAAACTCGCCGAGACACTCTATCGCAACGGCCTGACCGACTTCCAGAACGTCCTGGACAGCCAGCGATCGCTGGTGAACCTGGAGAACACGCTGGCCCGGAGCACGGGCCAGGTGGCGATCAACCTGGTGTCTCTCTACAAGGCGTTGGGCGGCGGCTGGTCGCCGCAGGCCAACCCGCAGCAGGAGTATCTGGAGACTCCCGCTCCGCTCAGCGACCCGGTGGAGTTCTTCTTCACCGGCGGCAAGAACGCGCTGCCGTGGGAGAATCCGCCGGAGGCCGCTGGCGAAGCCGAGTGA
- a CDS encoding HlyD family efflux transporter periplasmic adaptor subunit — protein MPIRLFDEVRQGQTLAVLEDDQVRSALATASAEVARLRAELAATEARLEADAQNQQLARTAEGRRFATDVETVRLRVLDLTTEIETDRIALADLKLQAEVLQSAQPSDAAASGQPEDVRSPYASLRKRIEEDEAALVQARNDLADAQRRLADFEAQHPAVPSLETTLAPLREAITVQDRRVAELSVERAMLVLTSPMDGTVIAVFRGAGEAVRPGDPLVSVVAKEPTSVLAYLSDREFNEAEKGMRVELVTRADPTRMGLSTVQMLAPAVETKPMQLWRNPAVAEWGRAVLVTVPHEMRLFPGEVVVVRSR, from the coding sequence ATGCCGATTCGGCTGTTCGACGAGGTTCGTCAGGGCCAGACATTGGCGGTTCTGGAGGACGACCAGGTTCGCAGCGCCTTGGCGACCGCCTCGGCTGAGGTCGCCCGGCTCCGGGCGGAACTGGCGGCGACGGAGGCCCGGCTCGAGGCCGACGCTCAGAATCAGCAGTTGGCCCGGACGGCTGAGGGCCGCCGGTTCGCCACGGACGTCGAGACCGTCCGTCTTCGGGTGCTCGATCTGACCACCGAGATTGAGACGGACCGGATCGCGCTGGCGGACCTGAAACTGCAGGCGGAGGTCTTGCAGAGCGCGCAGCCGAGCGACGCCGCCGCTTCCGGCCAACCGGAAGATGTCCGCTCGCCTTATGCCTCGTTGCGGAAGAGGATCGAGGAGGATGAAGCGGCCCTGGTCCAGGCCAGGAACGATCTGGCCGACGCCCAGCGCCGTCTGGCGGATTTCGAGGCGCAACATCCGGCCGTTCCGAGCCTTGAGACGACGCTGGCCCCGCTTCGCGAGGCGATCACCGTCCAGGACCGGCGAGTCGCTGAGTTGTCGGTCGAACGGGCGATGCTGGTGCTGACTTCGCCGATGGACGGCACGGTCATCGCGGTGTTTCGCGGCGCCGGCGAGGCGGTGCGGCCGGGCGATCCGCTGGTGTCGGTGGTGGCGAAGGAGCCGACGTCCGTGCTGGCCTACCTGAGCGATCGGGAGTTCAACGAGGCTGAGAAGGGGATGCGGGTGGAACTGGTGACGCGGGCGGATCCGACGCGGATGGGGCTTTCGACCGTGCAGATGCTGGCGCCGGCGGTTGAGACCAAGCCGATGCAACTGTGGCGGAACCCAGCGGTGGCGGAATGGGGACGGGCGGTGCTCGTGACCGTGCCTCATGAGATGCGATTGTTTCCCGGTGAAGTGGTGGTGGTCCGGTCCCGCTGA